The Fodinibius salinus nucleotide sequence GCGCGATATCATCGCTTATTAATCAAGCTACTAATTGGTTAATGAATGGTAATATACCGCAACAGATAGGGTCAAAACATCCCAATATTGCGCCATATGGAGAGATCTTTACCACTATTGATGATTACTCTATTACTTTCGGCATCGGAAGCGACCGACAGTTTCGGGATTTGTGTAATATTTTAGATGCTGAGACTTTAGCAGAAGATCCAAAATACGAAAGCAACGAAGGACGTGTTGAACATCGACAGGAATTAGCAGCGATTCTCCGGAATAAAATAGAACAGTTAAAAGGTGTCCCGCTGTTAAAGAAGTGCCGGTCTGAACTGGTGCCTGCTGCAGAAATAAAAAACGTTCAACAGGTTTTTGAAGGACAGAAAGCCCACAAAATGCTGCTCCGGGAGACAATTGAGGGGCGTGAAACGGTACGTCCCCAAACGACCGTTTTTAATATTAGAAGCTAACTTCTTTTCTCTTATACAGGACGTAATGTTGGTATTTAAATATTTAGGACAATTAACTCTTTTATTATTATTTTAAGGTAATCCAAAGAAAACGTCCAAGTATGAAGGTACCAACCGACCTTTCGTCTCTTACCGATACGCTGGAATCAGATATGGACCTCAGTGATCTGGGGATTACCAAACAATTTGCGCCCGGTGAAACTATTGTGGCCGAGGATGCGCCCGTGCGAAGTATTCCTATTGTTACAAAGGGAAGTATTAAGGTGTTGCAATCAGATGACACCTTTAAGGAAATGGTGCTTTACTATCTGCGTCCCGGTGAAACGTGCATTATGTCTTTTTTGGCAGGCTTATATCACGATACCAGCAAAGTGAAGGCGGTAGCCGAAGAGGAGTCGGAAGTACTGTTTATTCCGGTTGTTAAAATTCATAATCTCATTAAAGGGCATCCTGAATGGTTGAATTACATATTTCAGATTTATCACAAGCGTTTTGAGGAGTTGCTAGAAGTTGTGGATGCGGTAGCCTTCAAAAACATGGATGAACGGCTACTTCAGTTTTTAGAGAAGCGTTGTGAAGTCATGGAAACGGACACGCTTTCCATGACACACGACCAGTTGGCCCAAGAGTTGGGAACGGCACGCGAAGTCATATCACGTTTGTTAAAGAAAATGGAGGCTGAGGGCCTTGTAGAGCTGGGTAGAAATAAAATTAGGCTTATGTGACCTAAGTCACTGACATTGGTACTGCGGTGCTTTATTATAGTCTTCGAATGAGAAAAGAAGTGTAGTTATGATTAAAACTGTAAAAAGTAGATTGTTAACCAACTGGCATTTAACGCGATGGATTGCCCTTGCAGTTGGTTCGTTTTTTATCATACAGGCACTTCAATATCAAGATATGATATTGGGACTAGTGGGCGGGTTTTTCCTGTTCCAGGCCGTAACCAATACCGGTTGCCTTTGTGGAAGCTGTGCCGTCACCTCGTCGCCTTCTGCAGAACCGAACGACAGTAATATCAAACAAGTAGAATTTACACAAATCAACGGAATTGATATGCCTAGGACCAAACAAACGGAGACTTTTAACGATATTATTAACGCTGATAAACCAGTGCTGGTAGACTTTTACGCTGACTGGTGCGGTCCATGTAAGATGATGGGCCCCATCCTGAAAAAGCTCAAAAAGAAAATGGGCGATCAGATCAATATCATTAAAATAGATGCCGAAAAAAATGTTGATGCAGCTATTAAATATAATATAAGTGGTGTACCTACGCTTATATTATTTAAGGATGGAGAGATACTTTGGCAGAAGTCAGGTGTTATGCAAGCTCATCAGCTAGAATCAACCATCAATCAAAATCTTGGGATTTCATGAGCGAAGAACATACATATAATGTAAATTTATCCTGGAAAGAGAAACGAATAGGAACGATAGGTTCGCCAGAATTAAATGAAGAAATTGAAGTAGCTACACCGCCTGATTTTGATGGTGGCGAGGAGGATATTTGGTCGCCGGAACACCTATTTGTTTCTTCGGTAAGTAGTTGTTTTATGACCACTTTTATAGCTATAGCTGAGTATTCTAAGCTTGTTTTTGAAAATTTAGAGATAAATGCTACAGCCAAACTGGGAAAGGTAGATGGAAAATTTGAAGTGGCAGAAATTACACTAAAGCCTGAGTTGGTGATCAGCGAAAAGAAATTTACTGACAAAGCCCGTCGGATTATGGAAAAAGCCGAGCAGGCCTGTTTAATTACCCGGTCTATTAAGACAGAAATTATTTTTGAACCTAGAGTTTCTATTAATTAATGTTCTGCATTAGAATTTAACAAATCAAAATAAGAGGAATATCATTATGGATAACTTAAACGATATAGGCTTAGACAAAGCCAAATCAAAAGAGCTCGAAGAAAAGCTGAGCGAACTGCTGGCGAATTATTCTGTATTTTACCAGAATACGCGCGGCTATCACTGGAATATCAAAGGGGATGATTTTTTTGAACTGCATGTGAAGTTCGAAGAATTATATAACGATTTGCAGGTGAAGATCGATGAGGTGGCAGAGCGAATTCTCACTTTGGGATATACGCCCAGCCATCGTTATTCCAACTATATTGAAAAATCAGAAATTGCTGAAAGTAAGCAAATATCAGATGGGAAAGCAGCAGTTCGTGAAATTTTAGAAGCATTTAAAACTACCCTTCGGCTGCAGCGCGAAATTCTTGAACTTTCGGATGAAGCAGGAGACGAGGGGACTAATGCGCTGATGAGTGATTATATCCGCGAGCAGGAAAAAGATGTATGGATGTATTCCTCATATGTCGATACGAAGTAATACTTGTAACGGACAATCAACAAAATCGAACAGATTATGTCTTATCATTTTAGCAAAACATTGGATACTTCTTTTGAAGAAGCTATTGAGAAAACAACTGAAGCACTAAAAGAAGAAGGTTTTGGAGTGCTTACCGAAATTGACATCAAAGCAACGCTCAAGAAAAAGCTGGATGTGGATTTTAAGAAATACCAGATTCTTGGAGCATGTAATCCGCCGCTGGCGCACCAAGCACTAACGGCAGAGGACCACATCGGACTGATGCTGCCTTGCAACGTAATTGTACAGGAGCATGACGATGGTAATGTTGAAGTTTCGGCTGTGGATCCGGTTGCTTCTATGCAATCCGTCGAAAATGATGAGCTGGGCGGTGTGGCACAGGAAGTTCGAGGTCTGCTAAAAAAAGTAATCGAGTCGTTATAACAAATTAGCCGGTGGTCAGGCCATTTTGTAGACTACGGAGTTGATATTCATTCCGGCTCCCACGGAAGAAAGTACGATAATGTCATCTTTCTTAATTTGATGGTCTTCCATCTTATCTCTTAAGATAAGATCCAGCATCGTAGGTACTGTAGCTACAGAAGTATTGCCCAGCCATGAAATTGTCATGGGCATAATATTATCAGGGACTTTTTGGTCGTATAACTTGGCCAGTCGATCCAATATAGCTTGATCCATCTTAGCATTGGCTTGATGGATTAACACTTTATGGACATCCTCGAAAGGGATATCGGCCTTTTCCAAGCTGGTTTTAACAACTCCCGGGACCTTACTTAGGGCATATTGGTAAAGCTTGCGTCCATCCATCTTCATGTAAAGTGTATCGTCACGCTTGTCATTAAAAGAGGGTTCCATCTGCAGAAAAAAAGCCTCTTTTTCGGCATCGGTACGAGCGTCGTGGCTAAGAATGCCTACCGGCATATTATTTTGCTTAGCTTCTAATACAGTAGCTCCAGCGCCATCGGCGTAAATCATGCTATCGCGGTCATGGGGATCACAGATTCGAGATAGTGTTTCTGTTCCAATTACCAGACATTTGTTGGCATCGCCGCTGCGCAGGTAATA carries:
- a CDS encoding Crp/Fnr family transcriptional regulator — protein: MKVPTDLSSLTDTLESDMDLSDLGITKQFAPGETIVAEDAPVRSIPIVTKGSIKVLQSDDTFKEMVLYYLRPGETCIMSFLAGLYHDTSKVKAVAEEESEVLFIPVVKIHNLIKGHPEWLNYIFQIYHKRFEELLEVVDAVAFKNMDERLLQFLEKRCEVMETDTLSMTHDQLAQELGTAREVISRLLKKMEAEGLVELGRNKIRLM
- the trxA gene encoding thioredoxin gives rise to the protein MIKTVKSRLLTNWHLTRWIALAVGSFFIIQALQYQDMILGLVGGFFLFQAVTNTGCLCGSCAVTSSPSAEPNDSNIKQVEFTQINGIDMPRTKQTETFNDIINADKPVLVDFYADWCGPCKMMGPILKKLKKKMGDQINIIKIDAEKNVDAAIKYNISGVPTLILFKDGEILWQKSGVMQAHQLESTINQNLGIS
- a CDS encoding OsmC family protein, with protein sequence MSEEHTYNVNLSWKEKRIGTIGSPELNEEIEVATPPDFDGGEEDIWSPEHLFVSSVSSCFMTTFIAIAEYSKLVFENLEINATAKLGKVDGKFEVAEITLKPELVISEKKFTDKARRIMEKAEQACLITRSIKTEIIFEPRVSIN
- a CDS encoding Dps family protein, coding for MDNLNDIGLDKAKSKELEEKLSELLANYSVFYQNTRGYHWNIKGDDFFELHVKFEELYNDLQVKIDEVAERILTLGYTPSHRYSNYIEKSEIAESKQISDGKAAVREILEAFKTTLRLQREILELSDEAGDEGTNALMSDYIREQEKDVWMYSSYVDTK
- a CDS encoding DUF302 domain-containing protein; amino-acid sequence: MSYHFSKTLDTSFEEAIEKTTEALKEEGFGVLTEIDIKATLKKKLDVDFKKYQILGACNPPLAHQALTAEDHIGLMLPCNVIVQEHDDGNVEVSAVDPVASMQSVENDELGGVAQEVRGLLKKVIESL
- a CDS encoding 3-oxoacyl-ACP synthase III family protein, with the translated sequence MTTSIQSVITGTGSYIPPNNVPNSDFLDRSFLKPDGESYKKSNEEIIEKFAEITGIKSRRYAADDVMASDMGAKAGQKALEAAGTDPNELDYLIVAHNFGDLRADNPSVDMVPSLASRVKQKLSITNPSCIAYDLPFGCPGWLQGVIQSHYYLRSGDANKCLVIGTETLSRICDPHDRDSMIYADGAGATVLEAKQNNMPVGILSHDARTDAEKEAFFLQMEPSFNDKRDDTLYMKMDGRKLYQYALSKVPGVVKTSLEKADIPFEDVHKVLIHQANAKMDQAILDRLAKLYDQKVPDNIMPMTISWLGNTSVATVPTMLDLILRDKMEDHQIKKDDIIVLSSVGAGMNINSVVYKMA